CGGTGCGTACGACCGTGATGGCCGCGCCTCGGTCATCGGACTCTACGTCGACGGCGACCCGGGCAACCCCGAGCGATACCTGCCGATTCTCGTGCAGGCGGGGCTCTCGCTGCCGGATGAGAGCTATTTCCGCCTCGACACGTTCGAGGGCACGCGTGCCGCATACCGCGCGCACCTCGAGCGTCTGCTCGTGCTGGCAGGAGTGGCGGATGCGACGGCGAACGCCGACCGTTCGATCGCCCTTGAGACCGAACTCGCCGGTCACCACTGGGACAACGTGCGCAGCCGTGATGCGGTGGCCACCTACAACCTGAAGACCTGGGACGAGCTGCAGGCGCTCGCCGGCGTCGACCTCACGCCGTGGCGCCAGGCGGTCACGCCGTCGAACCCTGCGGCGTTCGACGAGGTCGTCGTCGCGCAGCCGAGCTTCTTCGAGGGGCTCGGATCCCTCCTCACCGCGGAACGCCTCGACGATTGGAAGGCGTGGCTGCGCGCCAAGGTCGTGCACGCGGCTGCCGCCTATCTCACCGACGATCTCGTGCAGGAGAACTTCTCGTTCTACGGCACCGAGCTCACCGGCGTCCCCAGCATCCGCGAGCGCTGGAAGCGCGGCGTCTCGCTCACCGAGGGCGCACTCGGCGAGGCGATCGGCAAGGTCTACGTCGCCCGGCACTACCCGCCGACGGCGAAGGCCGCCATGGACGAGCTGGTCGCGAACCTCATCGAGGCGTACCGCCAGAGCATCACCGACCTCGAGTGGATGACCGCCGAGACCCGCGAGCGCGCGCTCGCGAAGCTCGACTCCTTCACCCCGAAGATCGGCCACCCGGATGTCTGGCGCGACTACTCGAGCCTCGAGATCGACGCGGCCGACCTCATCGGAAACGTGCGGCGAGCCGCGATCTTCGAACACGACCGCAACATCGATAAGGTGGGCGCGCCGATCGATCGCGCCGAGTGGCACATGCCGCCGCAGATGGTCAATGCCTACTACAACCCGTCGATGAACGAGATCGTGTTCCCGGCGGCGATCCTCCAGTACCCGTTCTTCGACGCCGGGCGTGATGCCGCCGCGAACTACGGCGGCATCGGCGCCGTCATCGGCCACGAGATCGGTCACGGTTTCGATGACCAGGGCAGCCGCTACGACGGTTCCGGAAAGCTCGAGGACTGGTGGACGGATGCCGACCGCGCCGCCTTCGAAGAGCGCACGAGCTCGCTCATCGCCCAGTACGACGCGCTCGTGCCCGAGGGCCTCGACCCCGAGCATCACGTCAACGGCGCTCTCACGATCGGTGAGAACATCGGCGACCTCGGCGGGCTGGGCATCGCGCTGAAGGCCTATGAGCTGTCGCTGGGGGCGGATGCTCCTGCGGAGGGCCCGGTCGTCGAGGGGTACACCGGCGTGCAGCGCCTGCTGCTGTCGTGGGCACAGGTCTGGCAGCAGAAGAGCCGCGACGCCGAGACGTTGCGCCTGCTGACGATCGACCCGCACTCGCCGAACGAGTTCCGCTGCAATCAGATCGTCCGCAACATCGGCGCGTTCTACACGGCGTTCGGTGTCACCGAGAGCGATGAGCTCTGGCTGGCGCCCGAACAGCGCGTAGAGATCTGGTGACCAACAGGGGCGGCTGAGAGCCGCCCCTGTGATCCTGCACTCGTGCAGGGTTACGATGTCCGTGACGTTTGAGGGAACGCGCGTAGCTGTCTCTGCCTGTGGCGTGGGTCCGCAGGTTGCATCCCCTCGACTTTCCGCGGAAGGAACATGCGTGGGCACCTCCTCCGAGCCTTCGCCGTCACGTGTCACGGTGCGGCGGTCGCAGCGCTCGACGCGCCGACTGCCACGCCGTGCGGCGCTGGGGCGCCGCTCGTTCGACACCACGTTGCGCACGCTGGATCGGCTTGCCGCATCCGGTGCGCAGGTGGGTGTGCATGTCGTCGATCTCGACAGCGGCGAGGAGGTGCTCCTCGGTGACGATCACGTGACGCTGCCGATCGCCGGACTGGGCATCGTGCCGCTGTTGATCGAAGTCGCGGCGGGTTTCGCCGACGGAACGCTCGAGCCGTTCGAGATCATCGAGCGCAGCTCGCTCGACCCGGTGACGACCGCGGGAACCTGGCGGCATCTGAAGGCACCGGCCTTGCCGCTGTGCGATCTCGCGGTGCTGGCTGCGGCGACGGGCGACCCCCTGGCGTCCAATGCACTCCTGGAGCGGGTGACGCATGAGAAGGTCCGCGCCCGCATCGAGTCGCTTGGTCTGACGCGGACAGCACTGCTCGACCGTTACCGGGACCAGCGCGGGCCCGATGACGCACCGCGGCTCGCGGTGGGGTCGGCGCGCGAACTGGCACGACTGTTCTCGGAGCTCGTGAACACCCGCGTCGTAGACCCCGCGGTGAGCGCGCAGGTCTCGGAGTGGCTGAGCCTCAACCACGATCTGAGCCTGGTGGCATCGGCGACAGGGCTCGACCCCTTCGCGCACGACAATGATGCGCACGGGGTGCTCTTCGTGAACAAGACGGGCCGCGAAGCGGGCATCCGCGCAGAAGCAGGAGTGCTCGCCGGGCCCCGGGCCGGAATCTCCTATGCGCTGATCGTCGCCTTCGACGATCTGTCGATCATGCACCGCCTGCGCGTGCACGATGCCTTCCGCGTGCTGGGTGTCGAACTCATGGAGTACGCCTTCTAGTCGCCACTTTCGTCGGGTGCCTGATCGGGCATCGGCCCGAAGCGGTGCTGCGGATCGAGTCCTGCGACGATCGGCGCGAGGGTGTCGGCGAGTGTGTTCAGCTGGCTCTCGTCCAGGTGATCGAGGACGAGCCGGTGGACGGTGTCGAAATGTCCGGGTGTCGCGTGCACGAGCCGACGGCGTCCTGCGCCGGTGAGGCGGATCTCCACGCTGCGGCGGTCGGTCGTGTGGTCGGTGCGTTCGACGAGGCCGCGTTCACGCAGGCGTGTGACGACCTTCGAGGTTCGGGGGAGGGTGGCGTTGGTGGCCGCGGCGAGGTCGCTCAGGCGCTGGGGCCCGCGCCGTTGCAGTGTGCTCAGCAGGATGAACTCGTAGTGCGTGAGGGCGTCGTCGCGTTGGAGCTGCGCGTCGAGTGCGACCGGGAGCAGTTCGGCGACGGTGATCAGTGACAACCACGCGCGTGACTGCGCGGGGGTCATGCGGGCGAGCTTCTCGGACATGGATCCATTCTGCCGGGAATAGTTGCCGGTGCAAGTGAGTTGCCACTATTAGTTGCCACGGCAATAAAGACTGAGACTCTCTGAGGAAGGCAAGACAATGACTGCGATCACCGTCATCGGAACAGGAAACATGGGCCAGGCCATCGCCGGCATCGCCGCCAAGGGCGGTGCGTCGGTGCAGATCCTGGGACGCGACCTGGAGAAGGCCGGATCGGCGGCCGCGCCGCTGCGTGCGACCGCTGGAGTCGTGGGGGATCCGATCACCGGCGAGATCGTCATCGCCGCGGTGCCCTACCCGGCGCTCGCAGAACTGGTCGAGACCTACGGTGCGCAGCTCGCCGGAAAGATCGTCGTCGACATCACCAACCCGCTCGACTTCACGACCTTCGACGCGCTGGTCGTTCCCGCAGACTCCTCGGCGGCGGCCGAGCTCGCCGCAGCGCTGCCCGGTGCTCGCGTGATCAAGGCATTCAACACGAACTTCGCCGCGACCCTGGTCGGCGGAGAGCTGGGCGGCGAACCCACCACGGTGCAGCTCGCCGGCGATGATGACGCTGCGAAGAAGCTCCTGGCTGACGTGATCGTCGCTGCCGGACTTCGTGCCGTGGACGCCGGCACGCTGAAGCGAGCGCGCGAGCTCGAAGCTCTCGGCTTCCTGCAGCTCGTTCTCGCTGCCCGTGAGCAGATCGGCTGGACCGGCGGTTTCGCGGTTCGCGCCTGACCTCTCGATGGGATCCGTGATTCGTCATCTCGGGCGTGAACCGAGATGATGGATCGCGGAGAGGGGCGCATCATGGACGAGCGCGCGCGGCGACTGCACACGGTGCTGGGGGATTCGGGCCGCTCGGTGTTCGCGCTCGATCCCGCCGTGCGCCACATCAACCACGGATCCTACGGGGCCTCGCCCCGCGTGACGCTGGAGTATCAGGCGCAGCTGAAGGCCGCGCTCGACGCGAACCCGATGCGCTGGTTCGAGACGTTGCCACCCCGGCATGCCGCGGTTCGCGATGAACTGGCGCAGTTCCTGCGTGTGCCGAGCTCGACGCTCGCCTGGGTGCCCAATGCCAGCGCGGCCTCGACGGTCGTGTTCTCGTCGCTTGAGCTCGATGCCGGTGACGAGGTCATCGTCACGGACCACGCCTACGGCGCCGTCGCGCAGGGCGTCACCCGGCTTGTCGAGCGGCGGGGTGCGCATGTCGTCACCGTCGGGGTTCCTCTTTCGGCGGGCGAGGAGCAGACCCGCGCGCTGATTCTGGATGCCGTGACCCCCCGTACACGTGTCGTCATGCTCGATCAGATCTCGTCAGCCACCGCCCGACGCTTTCCCGTCGACGCCGTGGCCGACGCGCTCGCCGACACCGGCATCCTGCTCGTGATCGACGGCGCCCACGGGCTCGGGCTGCTGGAGGATCCGGTCGTGTCCGGCGACCACGTCGTCTGGTTCGGCAATCTGCACAAGTACGCGTGCGGGCCCCGCGGCGCAGCGGTCCTCGCCGCCCGCGGCGACGTCGCCCAGCGGCTCTGGCCTGCCATCGACTCCTGGGGTGCCGCCGAACCTTTCCCGCAAAGGTTCGACCTGCAGGGATCCCTCGACAGCACGGCGTTCCTGAGCGCTGCTCATGCGATCCGCACGATGGCTACGGCGTTCGGCGGCTGGTCGCCGATCCGCGAGCACTCAGCTGTGCTCGGCCGATACGGTGCGGATCTTCTGATCACGGCGCTTGGGCCGATCAGCGACGACGACCCGGCGATTGATGTGGGGATGCCTGTCGCGCAGCAGCCGCTCGTCCGGCTGCCGCGCGGCGCCGCCCACGATGGCCGCTCGGCCCGATCCCTCAAGGATGCCTTCGCGGAAGACGGATTCGAGGTGGGTGTGTCGACCTTCGGTGGGCGCGGCTATGTGCGCATCTCAGCGCACGCCTACAGCGAGGCCGAAGACTTCGAGGCCTTCGCTGAACGCGCGCCGCGAATCATCGCCGATACCGTCGCAGCGCACTCGCCAGCACGCTGAAACCTTCGATCAGCTGGCCCTCGTAGCCACTCGGGGTTCCATCGGCCATCCGCCAGTCGCGCCCGGATCCGAGTCCTCCGAACGACGTGTCGTCGGCGATGGTCGTTGCGAGCCCTTCGAGCACGAGGTCGGCGTGCACGGTCATGCCGACGCGGTCAAACGCATCGACGATGACGCGCGCCCCGTGGTGGGAGTAACCGCCCTGCTGGTAGGAGCCAAGCGGGAGGCCGAAGATCACGCCACCGATGTCGCTCTCGGGGATACGCCAGAGGTTGAGCGGGATCCCGTTTCGGAAATCGGTGAGCGCGGTGGCGTCCCACGCATGCACGAGGCTCCCCATCACGGAACGCGCCTGCTCCTCCGAGAGCAGATCGGTGGCGCAGGCGGCGCCGTTCACGACGGAGTATCCGTGATCGTGCAGAGCGCCGTCACGCGAGCGCCATCCGGCGATGAGTCCGGTCTCGGGGTTCAGGAAGGTCGGCAGATAAGCCTCGCGCAGGCGCAGCCGGGCGGTGTCGATGCGCGCGGCCAGATCGGTCTCGCCGAGAGCTCGGAGTTCCGGCTCCCACAGCTGCCACAGCTCGTACGTCACCGCGTTCGCCCAGGCATCCTTCCAACCGAACGAGATGACATCGGCCCACGCGGTGCTCCACTGATGCTCCCCGGAGTTGCCGAGGCGGAGCGTGGACTCGACGAGTCCGTCGCCGTCGACGTCGCGGGCCAGCATCCCCTCGAGCTCCCGGTGAAGCGCTGCGCGATTGCGCCGGAACCAGTCATGCCCCTCGGGGGCGTGGCGGACGAACCGTGCCGCGGCGACGAGCGTGTTCGCGGCCATGTGCACGTACTCGTCCTCGAGTCGGTGGGTGCCGTGGGAGGTGGCGCCGCTGCCGTAGCTAGGTGCGCCGTCGAGCCAGCGCTGTAGGGAGTCGCCGACCCACTGCAGTGGGGTGAGGCCCGGCGCGGCATCGAGCTGCACGGCGATCGCCGACACATCGGCGAGCGAGGTCGTGCAGTGCATGGAGGCGCCGTTGTTCGAGTAGGTCGCCGTATCGGGGCGGAACGAGAGCGCGGTGAGCGTGTGTCGCTCGAGCATCCGGCGCACCGCGGGGGACGCCTGTGTGTCGAGTTCGGCGAGTTGGGGTGTGCGCACCTGCATCTCGACCTCGGCGGTGTAACTGCCCGCAGGGAGGAGATAGTCGCCGAACTCGGTAGGGCGCTCGCCGAGTTTCAGTTCGAGAGTGTTCGTGTCGAGCGGGCGCACGGAGTCGCTGCGCCAGAGCGCATCGCCGCTCGCGTGGACCGACAGCGTGCCGTGACGCGGGAAGTGCCACGAGATTGGTCCGTTGAGCAGTCCGGTCTCGCCGGTGAAGGTCGGGGCGCCCAAGACCTCGGACGGCGTCACGCGATTGTCGGTCGCGACATGCCATGCCGAGCTCGTCCATGCGCGTCGATTCTGTGCGGATGACCTCGTCGCGCGGAGCGAGATTCGGTCGACGTGCACCGTGAACTCAAGAATATAGCTCTGATCAGCGATTTCGCTTTCGAGTTCGTAGCGCACACGATTGTTCACCACGGATGCAGAACCGCGGTATTCCGTGTGAAGGAACCCCAGGGGGATCATGCCGGTGATGTCGGTGAATCGCGGCCCCTGTGCCAGGTACTCGGCGTTCTGGTCGCGGAGCACCGGATAGACACCCGAGGGATAGACCCCGCTGCGCACGATGTCCATCGAGCGCGGCATCTGGAGGAGGTTCCGATCTGTGCGGCCTTCGCCATCGGCGTCGAGGCCGAGGTGTGACCACGCCGGTGAGATCAGGCGAAAGCCGAGCTCGAGGTGCGAAGTGCGAAAACGCACCTCGGTCTGCGTCGCCGTCGCGGTGATCCCCGGCGGCAGCTCATCGAGCGTGACGGCGTCGACCCGCAGGTGACCCTCGGCGCGCGCCTCCCATTCGGTGTCGATCCGCCCCTGAACCTCGATCCCCGTGGTTACGAGATTCCACCCCGGCCACCACTCATCCGTGGCCGCCCGGCGGGCCTGTGCGACGAGGGCCGTGGTCTCCACCCCGTCGAGTTCGATGCTTGCGCCGTTCGCGAGGATATCGCCCGCAAGCCCCGAGATCCTGCCGATCTCGCGCCATTCCTGCCCCTCCGGAATGAAGAGGCCGAGGTCGAGTACGGCGTCTCTCTCCTGACCGCTCGCGCACTTGTGATAGCCCGCCGCGGCGCCGATCGAGACGCGTTCGATTCGGGCCGGACGATCGGCGAAGAGCGCGCGACTGTGGATGATGCGACGGGCCGGGGCGGTTGCCTCGTCCTGTGCGGGAGTGGTCCAGAGTGAACGCGTGTGCAGGCGTGTTGTCGCGGCCGGCGAGAGCTCCCACGCCGGTGTGGCGAGCGGGTGGGTGAAGAGATTGGGGGTCAACGTTGAGCCCTTCTGTGCGGTCTGATGAGGGAAGTGCTTCCGTCTGGGTGACGACAATAGCCCGCCGGATGCTCGGTGGCACAGCGCGAATCGTCGTGACGTGTCGAGGAGAGCAATGTTCGCTGGCGCATTGACCGGTGCGCGGGGGCTGGCATATAGTTCACGAAGAAGGTGCGAAATCGATTGTGCAAACCCGAATCGATCACCGAACACCTTCACGCCCGGCGCGGTCCTTCGAGATTGAAGGGGCGACGCAAGCGTCTCAACGAAGAGAACGGAATCAATCGTGGTGACACAGCGAGGTCGCAAGGGTCTTTCCCTTGCAGCGGTAGGAGTCGTTGCCGCACTGTCACTTTCTGCATGTGCAGGTGGCGGTGCTCCCGCAGCGGAGGAATCACAGGGGCCGGTCGAGCTCCGCATGTCGTGGTGGGGATCTGACGCCCGCCACGAGGTGACCAACGAAGTGCTGGACCTGTTCGAGGAGAAGAATCCCGGGATCACCGTCGTCCGCGACTTCGGTGGATTCGACGGGTACCTCGACAAGATCACGACGCAGTATACCGGCGGAAACTCGCCCGACGTGGTCCAGCTGTACAACGAGGTGTTGCGCGAGTTCGCCTCGCGTGGCCAGACCGCCGACCTCAACACGGCGATCGAAGGCGGAGAGCTCTCGCTCGACGGGTGGCCGGACGACCTCGTCGAGACGAACACGATCGACGGACAGCTCAGCGCCCTTCCCTTCGGACTCAGCACGCACGCGTTCATCTTCGACGAGGCGCGTTCGGCAGAGCTCGGCGTCGAAGTGCCGGCCGAGGACTACTCGTGGGATGACCTCAAGGAGTACGCCACGGCGATCTCCACCGCATCCGGCGGCGCTCTCTACGGAGTCACCGACCTCTCGCACAGTTACCAGGTGTTCGAGGTCTGGGCGAAGCAGAACAAGGAGGAGTTCCTCACCGCCGAGGGTATTGGCTTCACCGCAGACACGCTCGTCGACTACTGGGACTACTGGGCGGACATGCGCGCTGCCAAGGCCGCCACCCCGCCCGACGTCACCTCGGAGTATGCCTCGCCCTACGACGCCGTCATCCAGGGCACGGCTGCTTCCACGTTCCTCTTCGCCAATCAGTACGCGGGCGTCGTCTCGAACTCGGGAAACCCGCTTGCACTCTTGCGTATGCCGGGCGAGGCAAAGAACCCGGGACAGTACCTGCGCACGGCGATGAACCTGCTCGTCTCGAGCCAGTCGAAGCACCCCGCCGAGGCCGCACTGCTGGTGAACTTCCTGCTCAACGATCCTGAGGCGAACGCGATTCTCGGTATCGAACGCGGTGTTCCCGCCAACGGCAACGTCGTCAAGGCCGCGACCGAGAACGTCGATGAGAACAATGCCAAGGCGATCGCGCTCATCGAGAGCGTGCGCGAGCACGGTGCCGCCGCACCTGTTCCTGCGCCGACCGGCTCCGGAACCGTCAACACCCTGTTCACGGAGTTCGCGCAGCAGGTTCAGTTTGGTTCGCTTTCGTCCAAGGATGCTGCAGATCAGTTCATCGCCCAGGCGAAGAGCGAACTCGGCTAGGAAGATCGATCATGGCTCTCACCCACAGCCGACCGAGCGACACCGAACGGTCTGCTCCGGGCTCCGAGCCGCACGTGGTGCGGGGGTCGGAAGACCCCCGCACTCCGCGGGCGGCGCGTGGTCTGCGCAGCCTGCGGGCGGCGCGCTTCAACGAGCGCCTCGCGCCGTACCTCTTCTTGCTGCCGTGGCTCATCGGCTTCTTCGTCATCACCCTCGGCCCGATGCTGTACTCGCTCTATCTGTCGTTCACGAACTTCAGCATGCTCGCCCCACCCGAATGGGTCGGCATCGACAACTACATCAAGATGTTCACGAACGACCCGAAGTATCTCGAGTCTGTGCGCGTGACTCTCGTCTACGTGTTCGTCTCGGTGCCCCTTCAGCTGGCGTTTGCACTCATGCTGGCGATGGTGCTGAACCGAGGACTGCGCGGACTGCCGATCTATCGCTCGATCTACTATCTGCCATCGCTGATCGGAGGCAGCGTCGCGATCGCCGTGCTGTGGCGACAGATGTTCGGGCACAACGGTCTGATCAATCAGATCCTCGATGTCTTCGGGATCGAGGCGCAAAGTTGGATCGGGAATCCCAACACCGCCCTCGGCACGCTCATCATTCTCAACGTCTGGACCTTTGGGTCACCCATGGTGATCTTCCTTGCGGCACTGAGGCAGATTCCCCAAGAGCTCTACGAAGCCGGAGCTGTGGATGGCGTCAACAAGCGGCAGCAGTTCCTACACATCACGCTGCCGATGCTCACCCCGATCGTGCTTTTCAACCTCATCCTCCAGCTCATCGGGGCGTTCCAGGCGTTCACGCCCGCCTTCGTCGTCTCCGGGGGCACAGGTGGTCCTGTCAACTCGACGCTGTTCTACACGCTGTATCTGTATCAGCGCGGATTCACCAGCTTCCAGATGGGCTACGCCAGCGCGATGGCGTGGGTGCTGTTCGTCGGGATCGCCGTGGTGACCGTGATCAACTTCTGGTTCTCGAAGTACTGGGTGCATTATGACGACTGACATCAAGATCGACTACACGCGCGAGATCGGTGTTGTCGGCCGACGCAACAAGGCTCCGCGCAGCGTGCTGCGGCATGGGCTACTGATTGGCTTCGGGCTCGTGATGCTCTATCCGCTGATCTGGATGGTCGGTGCATCATTCAAGGAAAGCTCCGACATCTTCACGGAGATCTGGCCTTTTCCTGATCCGGTGGTGCTGGAGAACTATGAGCGGGGCTGGCGCGGGTCAGGTGTCGGCTTCGGAACGTACTTCCTCAATTCGACGATTGTCGCGGTGCTCTCCGTCGTCGGAAACCTGTTCGCGTGCACCTTGGCCGGCTATGCCTTTGCGCGGTTGTCGTTCAAGTTCCGTGCAGTGTTCTTCGCCTGCATGATGGCGACGCTCATGCTGCCGCACCATGTGCTCATGGTGCCGCAGTACATTCTCTTCGCGAACCTCGGGTGGGTGAACACGTTCCTGCCGCTGATCACACCGAAGTTCCTGGCCGTGGATGCGTTCTTCGTCTTCCTGATGGTGCAGTTCCTGCGTGGCCTGCCTCGCGAACTCGACGAAGCAGCCAAGATCGACGGCGCTGGACCATGGCGCACCTTCTGGCACGTCATCCTGCCCCTCACGCTCCCGGCACTGGCGACGACCTCGATCTTCACATTCATCTGGACGTGGAACGACTTCCTCTCGCCCATGATCTACCTCCAGGACCCGCGCACGTACACGGTTCCGCTGGGGCTCAACTCGTTCCTCGACGCAAGCGGCGACAGCGCCTGGGGTCCAATGTTCGCAATGGCCGTGCTCTCGCTCGGCCCGCTGTTCGGCTTCTTCCTGGCCGGGCAGAAGTATCTCACCACCGGCATCGCCACAACAGGTCTGAAAGGTTGACCAAGAAAATGAAGAAAGCACGGATCGCGGTCGTCGGGGCAGGTGGCATCGGTGCCGCCGCCCATCTGCCCGCGGTAACCGCTCTGCCCGAGGAATGTGAGCTCGTCGCGATCGTGGATCTCGACGAGGCCCGGCTCTCGGCTGCCGTCGAGCAGTTCGGGCCCTCGCGCGGCTACGCCGACATCGGCGAGATGCTCGCCGTCGAGAAGCCCGACATCACGATCATCGCGACGCCTCCGCATCTGCACGAACCGCTGGCGGTGCAGGCCATGCAGGCCGGGTCGTGGGTGTTCAGTGAGAAGCCGCTCACGGGGTCGCTCGCCTCCGCCGATCGTCTGCGTGCCGCGGAGGAGGAGACCGGTCAGTGGTGTGTGACCGTCTCGCAGTTCCGATACTCGGGTGGTTCGCGGCAGGTGCGAGAGGCGCTCGCGTCGGGGCGCTGGGGTCGGCCGCTGGTCGGTATCGCGCACACGTCCTGGTACCGCGGGCCGGACTACTGGGAGGCCGCATGGCGTGGCAAGTTCCGCACCGAGTTCGCGGGCGCCACGACAAGTCAGGCGCACCACGCGATCGACCTGCTCCTCTGGCTGATGGGGTCACCATGGGAGGCTGTCTCGGCCTTCTCTGACACGCTCTCCCGGCCGATCGAGGTGGAAGACGCGAGCGTTGCGTCGGTGCGCTTCGAGGGCGGGGCTTTCGCGAGCATGGTGTCGACCGTGCTCAGCCACAATCAGGAGACACGTCTGCAGGTGATGGCGGAAGACGCGACAGTCGACCTGAACACGCTCTACATGCCGCTCCTCGAGGAGTGGTCGGTGCGCCAGACCGGCGCCGACGGCACACGCACGCTCGAGGACTGGACGGTCCCCGAGGAGCCCGTGCAGGCGCATCGTGCGCAGCTCGCGAACATCCTGATGCACTGGCGCGCGGGCGAGGCGCCCGAGCTCACCGTCGCGGAGGCGCGCGAGACCCTCGAGTTCCTCACGGCGCTGTACAAGTCGGCGGCGACCGGGGAGCGCGTGCAGCGCGGTGAGATCGCCGCGGGAGACGAGTTCTACGAGGCTCTGGATGCTGCGGGCCCCCGTCGTGCGGAGGTGCGTCGTGGTGCATGATCTGCAGACAGACACGGGTGACGCGACGATCGCGATCGATGGCGTCGAGGTCGCCCGTTACTCGGTGGCATCGGATGT
The DNA window shown above is from Microbacterium keratanolyticum and carries:
- a CDS encoding NADPH-dependent F420 reductase, whose protein sequence is MTAITVIGTGNMGQAIAGIAAKGGASVQILGRDLEKAGSAAAPLRATAGVVGDPITGEIVIAAVPYPALAELVETYGAQLAGKIVVDITNPLDFTTFDALVVPADSSAAAELAAALPGARVIKAFNTNFAATLVGGELGGEPTTVQLAGDDDAAKKLLADVIVAAGLRAVDAGTLKRARELEALGFLQLVLAAREQIGWTGGFAVRA
- a CDS encoding M13 family metallopeptidase, whose amino-acid sequence is MTDALPAGLALDDLSSDIRPQDDLYRHVNGAWFARTEIPEDKARWGSFHLLAEQAEKDVRAIIDESQTAEAGSEQRKIGDLYASFMDTTRIDELGTQPLAATLEEIDAISSVSEFLAAVGAYDRDGRASVIGLYVDGDPGNPERYLPILVQAGLSLPDESYFRLDTFEGTRAAYRAHLERLLVLAGVADATANADRSIALETELAGHHWDNVRSRDAVATYNLKTWDELQALAGVDLTPWRQAVTPSNPAAFDEVVVAQPSFFEGLGSLLTAERLDDWKAWLRAKVVHAAAAYLTDDLVQENFSFYGTELTGVPSIRERWKRGVSLTEGALGEAIGKVYVARHYPPTAKAAMDELVANLIEAYRQSITDLEWMTAETRERALAKLDSFTPKIGHPDVWRDYSSLEIDAADLIGNVRRAAIFEHDRNIDKVGAPIDRAEWHMPPQMVNAYYNPSMNEIVFPAAILQYPFFDAGRDAAANYGGIGAVIGHEIGHGFDDQGSRYDGSGKLEDWWTDADRAAFEERTSSLIAQYDALVPEGLDPEHHVNGALTIGENIGDLGGLGIALKAYELSLGADAPAEGPVVEGYTGVQRLLLSWAQVWQQKSRDAETLRLLTIDPHSPNEFRCNQIVRNIGAFYTAFGVTESDELWLAPEQRVEIW
- a CDS encoding glucosidase family protein; translated protein: MTPNLFTHPLATPAWELSPAATTRLHTRSLWTTPAQDEATAPARRIIHSRALFADRPARIERVSIGAAAGYHKCASGQERDAVLDLGLFIPEGQEWREIGRISGLAGDILANGASIELDGVETTALVAQARRAATDEWWPGWNLVTTGIEVQGRIDTEWEARAEGHLRVDAVTLDELPPGITATATQTEVRFRTSHLELGFRLISPAWSHLGLDADGEGRTDRNLLQMPRSMDIVRSGVYPSGVYPVLRDQNAEYLAQGPRFTDITGMIPLGFLHTEYRGSASVVNNRVRYELESEIADQSYILEFTVHVDRISLRATRSSAQNRRAWTSSAWHVATDNRVTPSEVLGAPTFTGETGLLNGPISWHFPRHGTLSVHASGDALWRSDSVRPLDTNTLELKLGERPTEFGDYLLPAGSYTAEVEMQVRTPQLAELDTQASPAVRRMLERHTLTALSFRPDTATYSNNGASMHCTTSLADVSAIAVQLDAAPGLTPLQWVGDSLQRWLDGAPSYGSGATSHGTHRLEDEYVHMAANTLVAAARFVRHAPEGHDWFRRNRAALHRELEGMLARDVDGDGLVESTLRLGNSGEHQWSTAWADVISFGWKDAWANAVTYELWQLWEPELRALGETDLAARIDTARLRLREAYLPTFLNPETGLIAGWRSRDGALHDHGYSVVNGAACATDLLSEEQARSVMGSLVHAWDATALTDFRNGIPLNLWRIPESDIGGVIFGLPLGSYQQGGYSHHGARVIVDAFDRVGMTVHADLVLEGLATTIADDTSFGGLGSGRDWRMADGTPSGYEGQLIEGFSVLASALRRYRR
- a CDS encoding MarR family winged helix-turn-helix transcriptional regulator encodes the protein MSEKLARMTPAQSRAWLSLITVAELLPVALDAQLQRDDALTHYEFILLSTLQRRGPQRLSDLAAATNATLPRTSKVVTRLRERGLVERTDHTTDRRSVEIRLTGAGRRRLVHATPGHFDTVHRLVLDHLDESQLNTLADTLAPIVAGLDPQHRFGPMPDQAPDESGD
- a CDS encoding ABC transporter substrate-binding protein — its product is MSWWGSDARHEVTNEVLDLFEEKNPGITVVRDFGGFDGYLDKITTQYTGGNSPDVVQLYNEVLREFASRGQTADLNTAIEGGELSLDGWPDDLVETNTIDGQLSALPFGLSTHAFIFDEARSAELGVEVPAEDYSWDDLKEYATAISTASGGALYGVTDLSHSYQVFEVWAKQNKEEFLTAEGIGFTADTLVDYWDYWADMRAAKAATPPDVTSEYASPYDAVIQGTAASTFLFANQYAGVVSNSGNPLALLRMPGEAKNPGQYLRTAMNLLVSSQSKHPAEAALLVNFLLNDPEANAILGIERGVPANGNVVKAATENVDENNAKAIALIESVREHGAAAPVPAPTGSGTVNTLFTEFAQQVQFGSLSSKDAADQFIAQAKSELG
- a CDS encoding aminotransferase class V-fold PLP-dependent enzyme; translation: MDERARRLHTVLGDSGRSVFALDPAVRHINHGSYGASPRVTLEYQAQLKAALDANPMRWFETLPPRHAAVRDELAQFLRVPSSTLAWVPNASAASTVVFSSLELDAGDEVIVTDHAYGAVAQGVTRLVERRGAHVVTVGVPLSAGEEQTRALILDAVTPRTRVVMLDQISSATARRFPVDAVADALADTGILLVIDGAHGLGLLEDPVVSGDHVVWFGNLHKYACGPRGAAVLAARGDVAQRLWPAIDSWGAAEPFPQRFDLQGSLDSTAFLSAAHAIRTMATAFGGWSPIREHSAVLGRYGADLLITALGPISDDDPAIDVGMPVAQQPLVRLPRGAAHDGRSARSLKDAFAEDGFEVGVSTFGGRGYVRISAHAYSEAEDFEAFAERAPRIIADTVAAHSPAR
- a CDS encoding serine hydrolase, with translation MGTSSEPSPSRVTVRRSQRSTRRLPRRAALGRRSFDTTLRTLDRLAASGAQVGVHVVDLDSGEEVLLGDDHVTLPIAGLGIVPLLIEVAAGFADGTLEPFEIIERSSLDPVTTAGTWRHLKAPALPLCDLAVLAAATGDPLASNALLERVTHEKVRARIESLGLTRTALLDRYRDQRGPDDAPRLAVGSARELARLFSELVNTRVVDPAVSAQVSEWLSLNHDLSLVASATGLDPFAHDNDAHGVLFVNKTGREAGIRAEAGVLAGPRAGISYALIVAFDDLSIMHRLRVHDAFRVLGVELMEYAF